CAGCAATGGACCAGGTGTGGCGAACATCCTTCCCGGATTGGTCGTTGAACAAGCAGAAGGCAACCGTGTACTTGTCATCACAAGCGCACGGCGCACTGGTATCATGTATCCTGACCGAGGGGGTACCTACCAATGCTTCGACCAGACAGGTGTGATTGGCCAGTTTGCGAAGTGGAGCGAATCCGTCCCTTCGTTCGAAAGGATTCCTGAAATGCTCCGCACCGCCATCAGGAAATGCTATGAGGGGCGGCCTGGGGTGGTCCATCTCGATATACCGGAAAACATCTTAAACACAAAAGTGAAATGCGACCTCTCATTCTGGGAGCCGAGTCAATACCGAGTGACCGAGCCGCCAGGACCAAGCGAACAGCAATTAGATAAAGCGGTAGAACTGCTGCTCTCGGCCAAATTCCCGATTATCCATGCGGGCAGCGGCGTCATTCATGCTCGCGCCTTCAACGAGCTTGAAAGAATCGCTGAATTACTGCAATCTATGGTTACAACCAGCTGGGCCGGACGGGGTGCCATCTCAGAGAATAACCGCTTAATGCTGCCGATGGTGCATATCCAAACCAATAATAAGGTCCGCAATGAGGCGGATGTCCTTTTGGTGCTTGGTTCTAGGCTCGGTGAAACGGACTGGTGGGGAAAGGCCCCATATTGGAACCCGAACCAACAGATGATTCAAGTGGACTTGGACCCATCCATCCTCGGAGCCAACAAGCCTGCTGCAGTCGCTATTCATTCCGATGTAAAAATCTTCTTAGAGAAGCTTTATGAACGGCTTCTGCCACTTAAAGATCAATTATCCGCCCTATCTCGTGAAGCCACTATATCCAAATACCTCGAAGATAAACAGAAGCATCGGAATAAGCTTGATGAGCAATTAAATGACCTCGAAGCCCCTATGAATTCAGCACATGTCCCCTCTATTTGCAATGAGGTCTTTCCTGCTGAATCCCCTCTCGTCATTGATGGAGGAAATACAGCTATTTGGACAAATTTCTATTACAAAGTAAGAGATCCAGGAACAGTCGTCTCCACCTTTAAATTCGGCATGCTTGGGGCAGGTGTCGGCCAGGCGCTCGGGGCAGCGGCCGCACGACCAGATGTGCCAGTCTGCTGCGTGATTGGCGATGGCGCAATGGGATTTCATCCACAGGATATCGAGACAGCCGTGCGTAATGGACTCCACGTCATTTACATTGTCATGTGCGACCGCCAATGGGGAATGGTGAAAATCAATCAGCACATTGCCATGAAGCCGATCAAGACCTTACTGAAGAAAACGCTCAGTCCTGAGGAAAGCATTAATACAGACCTTGGGAATATTGAATTTCATAAGCTTGCTGAAAGCATGGGTGCTCATGGTGAATATGCCAATAACCCTGCTGATTTCCGCGAGGCGCTTGAACGCTCAATCCGCAGCGGAATTTGTTCCGTCATACATGTCGATGTGGACCCAGTCAAACATATGTGGGCACCTGGCTTGAAATATTTCAAAGAAATGCACGCTGAACCAAGGGGAAGATGAGATGAATATTGATGATATCCACTTAAATTTCAATGCTGCCTCCCTGACAATCATGAACGTCCTGATTGGTTTCATAATGTTTGGAGTGGCTCTGGATTTACAATCATCTGATTTCAAACGGAGCTTGAAAACGCCAAAGCCCGCCATCATCGGGCTAGTTTGCCAATTTATCTTGCTCCCAGCCTTCACTTATTTACTCGTTCTGATCATACAGCCAAGACCAAGCATAGCACTCGGTTTATTTCTGGTTGCGGCCTGCCCTGGTGGGAATCTGTCTAACTTCTTGACGTACTTAGCGAAGGGAAACACCCCCCTATCCATCAGCATGTCGGCCATATCAACTGTACTTGCCATCTTCATGACGCCCTTTAATACATTGCTCTGGGGTTCTTTATATGGACCGACCAACAGTCTGCTGAAGTCCTTTACCATCAGCCCACAGGACATGCTCATCACGATTTTCCTGATGCTCGGATTGCCGCTCGCCGTTGGCATGTATATAAGGCATAAATACCCGGCAACAGCACAGCAGATTAATAAATGGGCTAAAAAGGCCTCCATTGCCTTCTTCTTGCTCTTTGTCCTTGTATCTTTAGCGGCAAACTTCAACTACTTCATTGAATTCATTGGCATGGTGGCCATCATTGTCTTCATCCATAATCTGCTGGCCATCACGATTGGTTACACGACATCCTCTCTTCTGAGACTCCCGGTTGCGGACCGGCGAGCCATCTCGATTGAGGTCGGAATTCAAAACTCCGGACTGGGGCTCATCTTGATTTTCAATTTCTTTGATGGCTTAGGAGGGATGGCAATTGTTGCTGCATGGTGGGCGATTTGGCATATCATCTCCGGACTTACCATCGCCACCTATTGGTCAAGAAGGCCTCCCCTTCAGGAGACCGCCCAAAATCCAGTCGGGAGCGTGAAAACATGAATGTCCTTATAACAGGTGCAGCGGGGTATTTAGGAAGCCTCCTCGTCCGCCGCTTATCTGGCGCCTTAAAAAATGGAGAGGCCATTCGCGTCATTGCGACCGATATACAAGAGCGGCCCCGATCCTCCTTTGATGACGACGTTGATTATGTCCAGCTTGATATTCGTTCAGAGCGTGTTCACGAGGTAATGGCCAACTATCAGATAGATACCGTCGTTCATCTAGCCTCCATCGTCACACCCGGGAAAAAGAGCAATCGCGAACTCGAGTATTCTGTCGATGTGCTTGGTACGGAAAATATTCTAAAGGGATGCATCAACAGCGGAGTGAAACGCTTAATCATCTCATCAAGCGGTGCCGCCTATGGTTATCATCCCGACAATCCGGAATGGATTAAGGAAGATGAGGTGCTCCGGGGTAACGAGGAGTTTGCCTATTCGCATCACAAGCGGCTCGTTGAACAGTTATTAGCCGAATATCGCCAAGCCCATCCTGAGCTTGAGCAGGTTATCTTTCGAATCGGTACGATTCTGGGTGAGACAGTCAATAACCAAATCACCGCGCTATTCGAAAAGAAAGCGTTGATTGGCATCTCGGGGTCTGATAGTCCGTTCGTTTTTGTCTGGGACGAGGACGTAGCAAGCTGTCTCGAGAAAGCTGTCACTGGTGAGGTAACCGGAATCTTCAATGTAGCCGGTGATGGCAAGCTAACCATCGATGACCTTGCCCATATTCTGCACAAACCAGTCATCCGGATTCCCGCATCAATCGTCAAGGGTGCCCTGTACATTCTAAAACGCTTGTCCCTAACCCAATATGGTGAAGAGCAAGTTAACTTCCTTCGCTATCGCCCGGTCCTAGATAACACCAAGCTAAAAACAGTTTTTGGTTTCACGCCAACCTATACATCAAAGGAAGTCTTCGAATTCTACTTAACTCACAACAAGAAAATGAAACAAAATCTGAACCAATATCGGATTGATGAAAAGTCCCTAATTAGCAGACAGCATTAGGAAGACCTAGTTCAAGATTCTCTTATGAATAAAGGATTCCACTTTCCAGCTTCCCTCATGATACTATTAAACTATAATCCCATGAGGAGGCATCAACGATGAGAATCAATCATGCAGCTGTATTTGTGGAAGATTTAGAACGTGCGAAGGAATTCTACAAGCGTTATTTCGGAGCGAAAGAAAATAAGAAATACCATAATCCAAATACCGGCCTTGAGACTTACTTTTTATCCTTTGAAGGCGATGTACGGCTAGAGATCATGAAGAGGCCTGACACTAAGGAAAACGAAAAAAGCCTGTTTCAGCTCGGGTATGCACATCTAGCCTTCAGTGTCGGAAGCAAGAATAAGGTGGATGAGCTGACAAACCGCCTCGAGCAAGACGGATACACGGTTTTAAGTGGGCCTAGAACAACTGGTGACGGGTATTACGAAAGCTTGATTCTCGACTCAGAGAACAATCAAATCGAAATAGTAGAATAAGAGTCTCACCGCTACATAGTCAAAGACGAGCCTCCTCTCCAACAGGAGCTCGTCTTTTTTCACGGACCAGCTGCACTAATTGCCCTTAATCTATATAAAGCAATGTTTCAAATCACAGAACGTAAGACTTAATGCAATAATGCGTCGTTTTTAAGCAAACAGGCATTTTATAGACAAAAAACTCCTCATTTTTGCAAATGAGAAGTTAATTAACCGTTCCTTATTTAGTGAAACCCTCGACAACTTTATATCGTCTCGTTGACTTCTTTTCTCTTATTTATTTTAGTATACTAATTTCCCGCAAAGAGAGGCCAAATTGAATAGCTTTAAGCTAGCTTACTTCCATCCAGCTGTTTTTACATCCTTTTTCAACCATCTTTCCCACATGGAATCTTCTATTTTCA
The sequence above is drawn from the Pradoshia eiseniae genome and encodes:
- a CDS encoding thiamine pyrophosphate-binding protein, with translation MAEMSGGEVIAKMLGLETVEKVFGIIDGTYFGFYSNLQSHGIELISPRHETSAAHMAGAYARLTGKLGVCMASNGPGVANILPGLVVEQAEGNRVLVITSARRTGIMYPDRGGTYQCFDQTGVIGQFAKWSESVPSFERIPEMLRTAIRKCYEGRPGVVHLDIPENILNTKVKCDLSFWEPSQYRVTEPPGPSEQQLDKAVELLLSAKFPIIHAGSGVIHARAFNELERIAELLQSMVTTSWAGRGAISENNRLMLPMVHIQTNNKVRNEADVLLVLGSRLGETDWWGKAPYWNPNQQMIQVDLDPSILGANKPAAVAIHSDVKIFLEKLYERLLPLKDQLSALSREATISKYLEDKQKHRNKLDEQLNDLEAPMNSAHVPSICNEVFPAESPLVIDGGNTAIWTNFYYKVRDPGTVVSTFKFGMLGAGVGQALGAAAARPDVPVCCVIGDGAMGFHPQDIETAVRNGLHVIYIVMCDRQWGMVKINQHIAMKPIKTLLKKTLSPEESINTDLGNIEFHKLAESMGAHGEYANNPADFREALERSIRSGICSVIHVDVDPVKHMWAPGLKYFKEMHAEPRGR
- a CDS encoding bile acid:sodium symporter family protein is translated as MNIDDIHLNFNAASLTIMNVLIGFIMFGVALDLQSSDFKRSLKTPKPAIIGLVCQFILLPAFTYLLVLIIQPRPSIALGLFLVAACPGGNLSNFLTYLAKGNTPLSISMSAISTVLAIFMTPFNTLLWGSLYGPTNSLLKSFTISPQDMLITIFLMLGLPLAVGMYIRHKYPATAQQINKWAKKASIAFFLLFVLVSLAANFNYFIEFIGMVAIIVFIHNLLAITIGYTTSSLLRLPVADRRAISIEVGIQNSGLGLILIFNFFDGLGGMAIVAAWWAIWHIISGLTIATYWSRRPPLQETAQNPVGSVKT
- a CDS encoding SDR family oxidoreductase, which produces MNVLITGAAGYLGSLLVRRLSGALKNGEAIRVIATDIQERPRSSFDDDVDYVQLDIRSERVHEVMANYQIDTVVHLASIVTPGKKSNRELEYSVDVLGTENILKGCINSGVKRLIISSSGAAYGYHPDNPEWIKEDEVLRGNEEFAYSHHKRLVEQLLAEYRQAHPELEQVIFRIGTILGETVNNQITALFEKKALIGISGSDSPFVFVWDEDVASCLEKAVTGEVTGIFNVAGDGKLTIDDLAHILHKPVIRIPASIVKGALYILKRLSLTQYGEEQVNFLRYRPVLDNTKLKTVFGFTPTYTSKEVFEFYLTHNKKMKQNLNQYRIDEKSLISRQH
- a CDS encoding VOC family protein gives rise to the protein MRINHAAVFVEDLERAKEFYKRYFGAKENKKYHNPNTGLETYFLSFEGDVRLEIMKRPDTKENEKSLFQLGYAHLAFSVGSKNKVDELTNRLEQDGYTVLSGPRTTGDGYYESLILDSENNQIEIVE